GCGTCCCGATAGCGAACTCGATAGTAGCAACTGAAACGATTTACACACTGATCGCAAAGCCGTCCTGCGATCAGGTGTGCATTGGCTTTCAGTTGCTACTATAGGCCCCGGCCGAACAGGTTCGGCCGCGATCGGTACCGGAACCGTGAGGGCTTTCCTTTCGCGCCCGAAACCTCGACCGTGACCTCGAGCGACGACGGCGGCTACGTGCACGAACCCGGAGCGTTCGACGAGGACGGGACGCGCCGGGAGTCGACCGACGACGCGCCCGGGAAGGTCGCTTCGACCGACGACCGGGTCGGCGATCCGCCCCATCCCGAGACGGCCGATCGGGAGTTCGACTGGCGCGGCTGGGCGCTCGTCGCCGTCATCGGCTTCGCGTTCGTCGTCGCTCCGGTGGCGATCCTCCTGTTCCCGCCCGGTGCCGAGGGCTACCGGTTCGCGCTGCTCATCTTGCCGCTCTTTCCCGCCCTCCTGCTGGCGCTGACCGCCGTCTGGGCGACGACGCGGCCCTGACTGCTCACATCCTGGCGCATTCGGCGTCGGCTACTCGCTGCGCGTCGTTGCGGAGTCGAAAACGATTCCTCTTATACGGATCGTTGTAACGTTTTACCGGTTATCGCCCAACCGGGGCGGCGATCACCGGTAACGAGTCACAACAGACCGTATCAGTGCTCGGCCTCGAGGAACTCCTCGAGCCGTGTCAGTACGGCCGATCCGTGGACGACGTCCTGCTGGGGTGTCTCGTCTTGGTCGACGTACTCGCCGAGCGCGTCGTGGAGGCGACGCGCCTGATAGCCGGTGAGCGTCTCCGCACCGGATTCGATCGTCTCGACCAGTTCGAGCGTCCAGTCCGGCGGGGACTCGTCGTCGTCGAGCGCGTCGTCGACGCGCGTCGACAGGACGTGGTGGACGACCCACTGCTCTTCTCTGGAGAGCGTGACTTCGTGCGTCTCGGTTTCCTGGGGTGTGGAACTCATTACGTCACACGGACCGATTTGTCGGCCCTCGGGCAACGCTACGAAGGGCGGTGTAATAAACCTTGTTACCAATTGGCATGGTGGCGGCGACGGCGTCGCGTCTCGGGCCAGTCTGCCGGGCGAGAACGCCGTGCAACCGATCGCGTTCGGAGCCGTCCGGCCAGCCGATCGCGGAGGTCGCCGCAGGTATCGTCCGATCGACCGATCGCGGACGGTCGTCTCGAAGGCTCGATCGAAAACGGGGCCTTCGGCGGCAGTTCGTGGGTCGCGAGGGATCTCAGTCCGATCGGACGTCCCGGCGCATCGCGATCTCGAACCACGGGCAGAGCCGAAGCTGGCGGTACCACTCGGGGTTCGAGTGGAGCCGTTCGTAGGGGACCCACATGAGGCCGGCGACCTCCTCCTCGTCGGGATCGAGCGTCGTGTCCGTCAGCGTAAGCTGGAGAACGGCACAGACCTCGTGTTCGACGCCGGCGTTCTCGAAGTAGCGCTTGTACTCGAAGCGATCGGTCAGGCGCAGGTCGTCGTACTGGTCGGGCGTGATCCCCAGTTCCTCCTCGAGCCGCTGGCGGGTGGCCTCCTCCTGGCTCTGGCCCTGGACGGGGTGGGAGGCGACGGTGCCGTCCCAGTACGTGCCCCAGAGGCGCTTTCCGGGAGCCCGCTGGGCGAGCAGGATGTTGTCCTCATCGTCGAAAACGAGCGAGGTGAACGCCCGATGGCGGATACCGTCGCCCGTGTGGGCCTCGAGACGGTTGACGAGGTCGAGTTCGGTGTCGTCTTCGTCGACGGCGATGACGTCCTGAGATGCGTTTTCGTGCGGGAGGTCGTCCTCCTGGGTGCTCATACGCCCACAATTACGGCGGCTCTTGAAACCAGTATCGGCTCGATCGCCTCGAGCGTGTCGGCGTGGTCGCGATGCCCGCGAGCGGCCGTCAGCGATCGCCGTCGTTCGACACTGAGATCGGCCACAGCTCTCCGTCGTCGGGATCCGGCTGATAGCCGTCACCGACGGCGAACCTGAGCGCCGTCGGCTTCGTCTCGAGGTGTAGCGTTCGGGTCTCGAGCATCTCCCCGTCGAGGCTGTACTCGACCGCGTCCCGCCGACTGTCGAGGACGAGCGACGGCGTCCGGCGCCGGACGATGTGCGTGCTGTCCGCGCCGAACAGGCCCTCGAGCGCCGCGCCGCCGAGCAGGTCGGTCGTCGCGGCGTCTTCGACGATCGTGACCTCGAACAGGCCGTCCTCGACGTTTGCCTGCGCTGCGCGGCTCCCGCTGAACCGCCGGCAGTTTCCGACGAAGACGAACAGGGCCTCGCCCTCCCAGGCCCGTGCCGACTCGCCGTTCGGTCCCGCGGCCGTCTCCAGTCGTAACGGGAGCGAGTCGAACGAGCCGATCGTATCCAGCGTGTTCTTGACGTACGCGAGCACGCCCAACTCGGCTTTGCTCTCCGAGGTCGTCTCGCTGCTCGCTTCGGCGGTGACACCCCCCACACAGGAGTTGACGAAGAGCCGCTCGTCCGCGGTCCCGACGTCGATCGATCGGCGTCGACCCTCCTCGATCACGGCAAAGGCGTGTT
This region of Halosolutus amylolyticus genomic DNA includes:
- a CDS encoding NUDIX hydrolase, producing the protein MSTQEDDLPHENASQDVIAVDEDDTELDLVNRLEAHTGDGIRHRAFTSLVFDDEDNILLAQRAPGKRLWGTYWDGTVASHPVQGQSQEEATRQRLEEELGITPDQYDDLRLTDRFEYKRYFENAGVEHEVCAVLQLTLTDTTLDPDEEEVAGLMWVPYERLHSNPEWYRQLRLCPWFEIAMRRDVRSD
- a CDS encoding diacylglycerol/lipid kinase family protein is translated as MGSDGASDRVLVLNPVSGSEDHVDDVIELGVQHGFEIRKTEESGDAKRLAREAAPDADLVAAAGGDGTLNGVVNGIGEADELETTTAAVVPAGTGNNFATNVGVRGIEHAFAVIEEGRRRSIDVGTADERLFVNSCVGGVTAEASSETTSESKAELGVLAYVKNTLDTIGSFDSLPLRLETAAGPNGESARAWEGEALFVFVGNCRRFSGSRAAQANVEDGLFEVTIVEDAATTDLLGGAALEGLFGADSTHIVRRRTPSLVLDSRRDAVEYSLDGEMLETRTLHLETKPTALRFAVGDGYQPDPDDGELWPISVSNDGDR